In Cervus elaphus chromosome 5, mCerEla1.1, whole genome shotgun sequence, the following proteins share a genomic window:
- the AKAP1 gene encoding A-kinase anchor protein 1, mitochondrial — MTIQLRSLFPLALPGVLALLGWWWFFARKKEPLDSHERAVEAGAVVLRAGPATQEALPVEDARPGAASPLPERELCGGGRPSLEPSALLRAHPVCRRSESSGSLPNPTDTRLRPGARKEVELALAGDEAKAVPLECPLPAPKGLPFPHEAVEVCKREAVLGRPAAPAEKPGPGEKAREKGGAEGTGDAVLGENVLEEGPVAWEPAPELELQSGRVAGAGEKGQGRLLDEDVAEVAPEETLAPRGRAARAWDGVFPREQGGEETWDRSEKIEQAAFQIISKVILEATEEVLATTVGRIAGRVYQASAAQPQGPKEESCASASQKAPLGLEASEPTVAAVEAAAALGDTALPSAEPPTADQPAPKSYVSCLSSPLSSPTKDRKPKNSAHHISLAPCPPLATPLGELLDEAGGPGEEDTHVPCMSDSGQAVPSGAASGQCSDSASTSGLEDCCTETSSSPRGEAATPPLPESTVPVSNGVLKGELSDLGTEDGWTMDAEADHSGGSDGNSMDSVDSCCGLRKPDGFQNAQAGSNPKKVDLIIWEIEVPKHLVGRLIGKQGRYVSFLKQTSGAKIYISTLPYTQNIQVCHIEGSQQHVDKALSLIGKKFKELNLTNIYAPPLPSLALPSLPMTSWLMLPDGVTVEVIVVNQVNAGHLFVQQHTHPTFHALRSLDQQMYLCYSQPGIPTLPTPVEITVICAAPGADGAWWRAQVVAAYEDTNEVEIRYVDYGGYKRVKVDVLRQIRSDFVTLPFQGAEVLLDSVMPLSDDDHFSPEADAAMSEMTGNTALLAQVTSYSPTGLPLIQLWSVVGDEVVLINRSLVERGLAQWVDSYYSSL; from the exons ATGACGATCCAGTTACGTTCACTCTTCCCCCTGGCCCTGCCTGGAGTGCTGGCGCTCCTCGGCTGGTGGTGGTTTTTCGCCCGTAAAAAAGAGCCCCTCGACAGCCACGAGAGAGCAGTGGAGGCGGGCGCGGTGGTGCTGCGAGCCGGCCCTGCCACCCAGGAGGCGCTCCCCGTGGAAGACGCGCGGCCTGGAGCAGCCAGCCCGCTGCCCGAGAGGGAGCTGTGCGGCGGCGGCAGGCCCTCGCTGGAGCCGTCGGCCCTGCTGCGAGCACACCCGGTCTGCCGGAGGTCCGAGTCCTCGGGCAGCCTTCCCAACCCCACCGACACGAGACTACGCCCGGGAGCGCGCAAGGAGGTGGAGCTCGCCCTCGCGGGCGACGAAGCCAAGGCTGTCCCTCTGGAGTGTCCCCTGCCAGCCCCCAAGGGCCTTCCGTTCCCCCACGAGGCGGTCGAGGTGTGTAAGCGAGAGGCCGTGCTGGGCCGGCCTGCAGCCCCCGCCGAGAAGCCAGGCCCCGGAGAGAAGGCCCGGGAGAAGGGGGGCGCCGAAGGCACCGGGGACGCGGTGCTGGGAGAGAATGTGCTGGAGGAAGGGCCGGTGGCCTGGGAGCCGGCCCCCGAGTTAGAGTTACAGAGTGGCCGGGTGGCTGGAGCGGGAGAGAAGGGCCAGGGCCGCCTGCTGGACGAGGACGTGGCGGAGGTGGCGCCCGAGGAGACGCTGGCGCCCCGAGGCCGGGCGGCCAGAGCCTGGGATGGAGTCTTTCCCCGGGAGCAGGGCGGGGAGGAGACCTGGGACAGAAGCGAGAAGATTGAGCAGGCTGCCTTCCAGATCATCTCCAAAGTGATCCTGGAGGCCACCGAGGAGGTGCTGGCCACCACCGTGGGCAGGATCGCGGGCCGGGTGTACCAGGCCTCAGCCGCCCAGCCCCAAGGGCCGAAGGAGGAGAGCTGTGCCTCCGCCAGCCAGAAAGCCCCCCTGGGCCTGGAGGCCTCCGAGCCCACCGTGGCTGCCGTGGAGGCGGCCGCGGCCCTGGGGGACACGGCCCTCCCCTCTGCAGAGCCACCGACGGCAGACCAGCCAGCACCAAAGTCCTACGTGAGCTGCCTGAGCAGCCCTCTGTCCAGCCCCACCAAGGACAGGAAGCCAAAGAACTCTGCACACCACATCTCCTTGGCCCCCTGCCCGCCGCTGGCCACCCCCCTGGGCGAGTTGCTGGATGAGGCAGGCGGCCCGGGGGAAGAGgacacccatgtcccctgcatgtCTGACAGCGGCCAGGCTGTCCCCTCCGGGGCCGCCTCCGGGCAGTGCTCAGATTCTGCCAGCACCTCGGGGCTTGAAGACTGTTGTACGGAgacctcctccagccccaggggcGAGGCTGCCACCCCACCGCTGCCCGAAAGTACTGTGCCTGTCAGCAACGGGGTGCTGAAGGGGGAGCTGTCGGACTTGGGGACTGAGGACGGATGGACCATGGATGCGGAAGCAGACCATTCGGGAG GTTCAGACGGGAACAGCATGGACTCGGTGGACAGCTGCTGTGGCCTCAGGAAGCCTGACGGTTTCCAGAATGCCCAGGCAGGCTCCAACCCCAAGAAGGTCGACCTGATTATCTGGGAGATCGAGGTGCCAAAG CACCTGGTTGGTCGGCTGATTGGCAAGCAGGGACGCTACGTGAGTTTTCTCAAGCAGACATCTGGTGCCAAGATCTACATCTCCACCCTGCCTTACACCCAGAACATCCAGGTCTGCCACATCGAAG GCTCTCAGCAGCACGTGGACAAGGCACTGAGCTTGATCGGCAAGAAGTTCAAAGAACTGAACCTCACCAACATTTATGCCCCCCCGCTGCCTTCACTGGCACTGCCTTCTCTTCCAATGACTTCCTGG CTCATGCTCCCGGATGGCGTCACTGTGGAGGTAATCGTGGTCAACCAGGTCAACGCCGGGCACCTGTTTGTGCAGCAGCACACACACCCTACCTTCCATGCGCTGCGTAGCCTGGACCAGCAGATGTACCTCTGCTACTCTCAGCCTGGGATCCCCACCTTGCCCACCCCGGTGGAGA TAACGGTCATCTGCGCTGCCCCCGGCGCGGATGGGGCCTGGTGGCGAGCCCAGGTGGTGGCCGCCTACGAGGACACCAACGAGGTCGAGATTCGCTACGTCGACTACGGCGGCTACAAGAGGGTGAAAGTCGACGTGCTGCGGCAGATCCG gtctgactttgtgaccctgcCGTTCCAGGGGGCAGAGGTGCTTCTGGACAGCGTGATGCCTCTGTCAG ACGATGACCACTTCTCGCCTGAGGCGGACGCGGCTATGAGCGAGATGACGGGGAACACAGCGCTGCTGGCTCAG GTGACGAGTTACAGCCCAACCGGCCTGCCTCTGATTCAGCTGTGGAGCGTGGTTGGAGATGAA GTGGTGTTGATAAACCGGTCGCTGGTGGAGCGAGGACTTGCTCAGTGGGTGGACAGCTACTACTCGAGCCTCTGA